One genomic window of Hippopotamus amphibius kiboko isolate mHipAmp2 chromosome 10, mHipAmp2.hap2, whole genome shotgun sequence includes the following:
- the CHODL gene encoding chondrolectin isoform X1 → MSRVVSLLLGAALLCGHGAFCRRVLSGQKVCFADFKHPCYKMAYFHELSSRVSFQEARLACESEGGALLSLENEAEQKLIESMLQNLTKPGTGISDGDFWIGLWRNGEGQTSGACPDLYQWSDGSSSQYRNWYTDEPSCGSEKCVVMYHQPTANPGLGGPYLYQWNDDRCNMKHNYICKYEPEINPTAPVEKTYFTNQPGDTHQNVVVTEAGIIPNLIYVVIPTIPLLLLILVAFGTCCFQMLHKRKARRNFIKDSTPLSSECLAESLNSNLRCANNGVRHAYFVKGYTQTSSKCDGPCR, encoded by the exons TCAGCG gccaaAAGGTATGTTTTGCTGATTTCAAGCATCCCTGCTACAAGATGGCCTACTTCCATGAGCTCTCCAGCCGAGTGAGCTTTCAGGAGGCACGCCTGGCTTGTGAGAGTGAGGGGGGAGCCCTTCTCAGCCTGGAGAATGAAGCAGAACAGAAGTTAATAGAAAGCATGTTGCAAAACCTGACAAAGCCTGGAACAGGGATTTCTGATGGTGATTTCTGGATAGGGCTTTGGAGAAATGGAGAGGGGCAAACATCTGGTGCCTGCCCAGATCTCTACCAGTGGTCTGATGGAAGCAGTTCACAGTACCG AAACTGGTACACTGATGAACCTTCCTGTGGCAGTGAAAAATGTGTTGTGATGTACCATCAGCCAACAGCCAATCCTGGCCTTGGGGGTCCCTACCTTTACCAGTGGAATGATGACAGGTGCAACATGAAGCACAATTACATCTGCAAGTATGAACCAG AGATTAATCCAACAGCTCCAGTAGAAAAGACTTATTTTACAAATCAACCTGGAGACACTCATCAAAATGTGGTTGTTACTGAGGCAG GAATAATTCCCAATCTAATCTATGTTGTTATACCAACGATCCCATTGCTCTTACTGATACTGGTTGCTTTTGGAACTTGCTGTTTCCAGATGCTGCATAAAAG gaAAGCAAGGAGAAACTTCATCAAAGACTCAACTCCATTGTCATCTGAGTGCCTTGCAGAAAGTTTAAATTCCAATCTG cgCTGTGCTAATAATGGAGTGAGACATGCTTATTTTGTTAAAGGATACACCCAAACTTCAAGTAAATGCGATGGACCATGCAGATGA
- the CHODL gene encoding chondrolectin isoform X3, producing MSRVVSLLLGAALLCGHGAFCRRVLSGQKVCFADFKHPCYKMAYFHELSSRVSFQEARLACESEGGALLSLENEAEQKLIESMLQNLTKPGTGISDGDFWIGLWRNGEGQTSGACPDLYQWSDGSSSQYRNWYTDEPSCGSEKCVVMYHQPTANPGLGGPYLYQWNDDRCNMKHNYICKYEPEINPTAPVEKTYFTNQPGDTHQNVVVTEAGIIPNLIYVVIPTIPLLLLILVAFGTCCFQMLHKSKGRTKTSPNQSTLWISKSTRKESGMEV from the exons TCAGCG gccaaAAGGTATGTTTTGCTGATTTCAAGCATCCCTGCTACAAGATGGCCTACTTCCATGAGCTCTCCAGCCGAGTGAGCTTTCAGGAGGCACGCCTGGCTTGTGAGAGTGAGGGGGGAGCCCTTCTCAGCCTGGAGAATGAAGCAGAACAGAAGTTAATAGAAAGCATGTTGCAAAACCTGACAAAGCCTGGAACAGGGATTTCTGATGGTGATTTCTGGATAGGGCTTTGGAGAAATGGAGAGGGGCAAACATCTGGTGCCTGCCCAGATCTCTACCAGTGGTCTGATGGAAGCAGTTCACAGTACCG AAACTGGTACACTGATGAACCTTCCTGTGGCAGTGAAAAATGTGTTGTGATGTACCATCAGCCAACAGCCAATCCTGGCCTTGGGGGTCCCTACCTTTACCAGTGGAATGATGACAGGTGCAACATGAAGCACAATTACATCTGCAAGTATGAACCAG AGATTAATCCAACAGCTCCAGTAGAAAAGACTTATTTTACAAATCAACCTGGAGACACTCATCAAAATGTGGTTGTTACTGAGGCAG GAATAATTCCCAATCTAATCTATGTTGTTATACCAACGATCCCATTGCTCTTACTGATACTGGTTGCTTTTGGAACTTGCTGTTTCCAGATGCTGCATAAAAG taaaggaagaacaaaaactAGCCCAAACCAGTCCACACTGTGGATTTCAAAAAGCACGAGGAAAGAAAGTGGCATGGAAGTATAA
- the CHODL gene encoding chondrolectin isoform X4, with translation MSRVVSLLLGAALLCGHGAFCRRVLSGQKVCFADFKHPCYKMAYFHELSSRVSFQEARLACESEGGALLSLENEAEQKLIESMLQNLTKPGTGISDGDFWIGLWRNGEGQTSGACPDLYQWSDGSSSQYRNWYTDEPSCGSEKCVVMYHQPTANPGLGGPYLYQWNDDRCNMKHNYICKYEPEINPTAPVEKTYFTNQPGDTHQNVVVTEAGIIPNLIYVVIPTIPLLLLILVAFGTCCFQMLHKRKARRNFIKDSTPLSSECLAESLNSNL, from the exons TCAGCG gccaaAAGGTATGTTTTGCTGATTTCAAGCATCCCTGCTACAAGATGGCCTACTTCCATGAGCTCTCCAGCCGAGTGAGCTTTCAGGAGGCACGCCTGGCTTGTGAGAGTGAGGGGGGAGCCCTTCTCAGCCTGGAGAATGAAGCAGAACAGAAGTTAATAGAAAGCATGTTGCAAAACCTGACAAAGCCTGGAACAGGGATTTCTGATGGTGATTTCTGGATAGGGCTTTGGAGAAATGGAGAGGGGCAAACATCTGGTGCCTGCCCAGATCTCTACCAGTGGTCTGATGGAAGCAGTTCACAGTACCG AAACTGGTACACTGATGAACCTTCCTGTGGCAGTGAAAAATGTGTTGTGATGTACCATCAGCCAACAGCCAATCCTGGCCTTGGGGGTCCCTACCTTTACCAGTGGAATGATGACAGGTGCAACATGAAGCACAATTACATCTGCAAGTATGAACCAG AGATTAATCCAACAGCTCCAGTAGAAAAGACTTATTTTACAAATCAACCTGGAGACACTCATCAAAATGTGGTTGTTACTGAGGCAG GAATAATTCCCAATCTAATCTATGTTGTTATACCAACGATCCCATTGCTCTTACTGATACTGGTTGCTTTTGGAACTTGCTGTTTCCAGATGCTGCATAAAAG gaAAGCAAGGAGAAACTTCATCAAAGACTCAACTCCATTGTCATCTGAGTGCCTTGCAGAAAGTTTAAATTCCAATCTG taa
- the CHODL gene encoding chondrolectin isoform X2: protein MSRVVSLLLGAALLCGHGAFCRRVLSGQKVCFADFKHPCYKMAYFHELSSRVSFQEARLACESEGGALLSLENEAEQKLIESMLQNLTKPGTGISDGDFWIGLWRNGEGQTSGACPDLYQWSDGSSSQYRNWYTDEPSCGSEKCVVMYHQPTANPGLGGPYLYQWNDDRCNMKHNYICKYEPEINPTAPVEKTYFTNQPGDTHQNVVVTEAGIIPNLIYVVIPTIPLLLLILVAFGTCCFQMLHKSVLLWRVCSFSSHPGFYTLRTCGVFTLKFSE, encoded by the exons TCAGCG gccaaAAGGTATGTTTTGCTGATTTCAAGCATCCCTGCTACAAGATGGCCTACTTCCATGAGCTCTCCAGCCGAGTGAGCTTTCAGGAGGCACGCCTGGCTTGTGAGAGTGAGGGGGGAGCCCTTCTCAGCCTGGAGAATGAAGCAGAACAGAAGTTAATAGAAAGCATGTTGCAAAACCTGACAAAGCCTGGAACAGGGATTTCTGATGGTGATTTCTGGATAGGGCTTTGGAGAAATGGAGAGGGGCAAACATCTGGTGCCTGCCCAGATCTCTACCAGTGGTCTGATGGAAGCAGTTCACAGTACCG AAACTGGTACACTGATGAACCTTCCTGTGGCAGTGAAAAATGTGTTGTGATGTACCATCAGCCAACAGCCAATCCTGGCCTTGGGGGTCCCTACCTTTACCAGTGGAATGATGACAGGTGCAACATGAAGCACAATTACATCTGCAAGTATGAACCAG AGATTAATCCAACAGCTCCAGTAGAAAAGACTTATTTTACAAATCAACCTGGAGACACTCATCAAAATGTGGTTGTTACTGAGGCAG GAATAATTCCCAATCTAATCTATGTTGTTATACCAACGATCCCATTGCTCTTACTGATACTGGTTGCTTTTGGAACTTGCTGTTTCCAGATGCTGCATAAAAG TGTGCTGTTGTGGAGAGTCTGCTCATTCTCAAGTCATCCAGGTTTTTATACTTTGAGGACCTGTGGAGTTTTCACTTTGAAATTCTCAGAGTGA